The following are encoded together in the Pseudoalteromonas shioyasakiensis genome:
- a CDS encoding ketopantoate reductase family protein, with translation MANILIVGDGAIGLLFSHFLSAQHDITLLTRKPTLTTRFYQASNGKSHPIKARLIHHKKLSQSAPFDLVLITVKAFQVQTAFGQVKPYLNDESQVVISHNGMGNVDELNAQLLNTQGLAFLTTRLAGFKTTPYSVSHTGNGESVLGACNAAASEKLNELKQQFSYLPHFSVSDDIHSLRWQKLLVNIAINPLTAIHNVKNGQLRAPQFSTRIINLLNEACLVANKQGVKVKLSEALDQAYSVMTATAENFSSMQQDISHNRESEIDAICGYVCEQGAKLGVKTPYNQAMLSMIKIKS, from the coding sequence ATGGCTAACATTTTAATTGTTGGCGACGGTGCAATTGGCTTGTTGTTTAGCCATTTTTTATCTGCACAACATGACATTACATTACTGACCCGTAAGCCGACCCTGACCACGCGTTTTTATCAAGCGAGTAATGGTAAATCACACCCAATTAAAGCTCGCCTAATTCACCACAAAAAGCTAAGTCAATCTGCCCCCTTTGATTTGGTGTTAATCACAGTTAAAGCATTTCAGGTGCAAACTGCCTTTGGGCAAGTAAAACCTTATCTCAATGACGAAAGCCAAGTCGTTATTTCTCATAATGGCATGGGGAATGTCGATGAGCTGAATGCCCAGCTGTTAAACACGCAAGGGTTAGCGTTTTTAACAACGCGTTTAGCTGGCTTTAAAACAACGCCTTATAGTGTGAGCCATACAGGTAATGGCGAAAGCGTGTTAGGTGCATGTAATGCAGCTGCAAGCGAAAAGCTCAATGAACTTAAGCAGCAGTTTAGTTACTTACCACACTTTTCTGTGAGCGATGATATTCACTCATTGCGATGGCAAAAACTGTTAGTGAATATTGCAATTAACCCGTTAACAGCGATTCATAACGTAAAAAATGGCCAGCTACGTGCACCACAATTTAGCACACGCATTATTAACTTACTTAATGAAGCGTGCCTGGTAGCCAATAAACAAGGGGTTAAAGTAAAACTCAGCGAGGCGCTGGATCAAGCCTATTCTGTGATGACAGCCACCGCTGAAAACTTTTCTTCTATGCAGCAAGACATCAGCCATAATCGAGAATCTGAAATTGATGCAATTTGTGGTTATGTGTGCGAGCAAGGCGCTAAGTTAGGGGTAAAAACTCCCTATAATCAGGCCATGCTGAGCATGATAAAAATAAAAAGTTAA
- the coaD gene encoding pantetheine-phosphate adenylyltransferase, whose protein sequence is MNVTAIYPGTFDPLTNGHTDLIHRAAKMFDKVIVAIAHNPSKQPCFSLDERVELANKILAHLDNVNVIGFSGLLADLARDHKAEVLIRGIRAVSDFDYEFQLANMNRRLNPDLESVFLTPAEKNSFISSTLVKEVARHNGDVSEFVDPIVAKALQDKIHG, encoded by the coding sequence ATGAACGTTACTGCAATCTATCCGGGCACTTTCGACCCACTCACAAATGGCCATACAGACTTAATTCATCGCGCGGCAAAAATGTTCGATAAAGTGATTGTTGCCATTGCGCATAATCCAAGTAAACAACCTTGCTTTAGCCTTGATGAGCGCGTTGAGCTTGCTAATAAAATTTTGGCGCATCTTGATAACGTGAATGTAATTGGCTTTTCAGGCTTATTAGCTGATTTAGCTCGCGACCATAAAGCCGAAGTGCTTATTCGTGGTATTCGTGCGGTGTCTGACTTCGACTATGAATTTCAGTTAGCCAATATGAATCGTCGCCTAAACCCAGATCTAGAAAGTGTATTTTTAACACCGGCAGAAAAAAACTCATTTATTTCATCGACTCTCGTCAAAGAAGTCGCACGCCACAATGGCGATGTGAGCGAGTTTGTTGACCCTATTGTAGCCAAAGCCTTACAGGATAAAATTCACGGATGA
- a CDS encoding TetR/AcrR family transcriptional regulator yields MSTKDKIIHTSIELFNRHGERAITTNHIASHMGISPGNLYYHFKNKEDIIRHIFALYSDHLHTHFKPLAPDDDALENLAGYLDSLFELMWRFQFFYDNLGDILSRDEELKKGYIAFQAELLEQVKDVLLALREGGVICIEDEDVTELAHMLKMTVSFWTPYIKARRLSGELARADIYNGILKVLLLLKAHCTEQHLEQVNELRAKYLALAETEQSEQ; encoded by the coding sequence ATGAGCACAAAGGACAAGATCATACACACCAGCATCGAGTTATTTAATCGCCACGGTGAGCGTGCCATAACAACCAATCATATCGCTTCGCATATGGGGATAAGTCCAGGTAACTTGTATTATCACTTTAAAAATAAAGAAGATATTATTCGCCACATATTTGCTTTGTATAGCGACCATTTACATACTCACTTTAAGCCATTGGCTCCTGATGATGATGCGCTAGAGAATCTAGCTGGTTATTTAGATTCACTGTTTGAACTCATGTGGCGTTTTCAGTTTTTCTACGACAATTTAGGCGATATTTTATCTCGTGATGAAGAGCTGAAAAAAGGCTACATTGCGTTTCAAGCTGAGCTTTTAGAGCAAGTCAAAGATGTACTTTTGGCATTACGTGAAGGCGGTGTTATTTGTATTGAAGATGAAGATGTCACAGAACTTGCACATATGCTTAAAATGACCGTGAGCTTTTGGACGCCTTACATCAAAGCTCGCCGCTTAAGCGGCGAACTTGCCAGAGCAGATATTTACAACGGTATTTTAAAAGTATTACTGCTATTAAAAGCTCATTGCACAGAGCAACACCTAGAGCAAGTTAACGAATTAAGAGCTAAGTATTTAGCCCTTGCAGAAACAGAGCAAAGCGAACAATAA
- the msrA gene encoding peptide-methionine (S)-S-oxide reductase MsrA: MDNNIQVATFGGGCFWCIDAAFRRVKGVLNVSSGYAGGEIENPSYQQICTGLTGHAEVVQLDFDSSIISYSTLLEMFFTLHDATQLNRQGNDVGTQYRSVIYYHTEQQKAKAQAMIAALQKQIREPIVTELSPLTNFYPAEQYHQDYYNENPNQGYCSILIAPKLAKFEQHYADKLK, encoded by the coding sequence ATGGATAACAACATTCAAGTAGCCACTTTTGGCGGCGGTTGCTTTTGGTGTATTGATGCCGCATTTAGACGTGTAAAAGGCGTGCTTAATGTCAGCTCTGGCTATGCAGGCGGTGAGATTGAAAACCCAAGTTATCAGCAAATTTGTACTGGTTTAACGGGTCATGCTGAGGTTGTTCAACTCGACTTTGACAGCAGTATTATCAGCTATAGTACCCTCCTTGAAATGTTTTTCACTTTACACGATGCCACACAATTAAATCGCCAGGGCAACGATGTAGGCACACAGTATCGTAGTGTTATTTATTATCATACTGAGCAGCAAAAAGCTAAAGCGCAAGCGATGATAGCAGCTTTACAGAAGCAAATTCGTGAGCCTATTGTCACCGAGCTTAGCCCGCTTACAAACTTTTACCCTGCAGAGCAGTACCATCAAGACTATTACAATGAAAACCCAAATCAGGGTTATTGCAGTATTCTTATTGCCCCAAAGCTTGCGAAGTTCGAACAACATTACGCAGATAAACTAAAATGA
- a CDS encoding TonB-dependent receptor domain-containing protein yields the protein MLNKSALGVAVAAALSFSVSADEQSIEHITVTANKFEQSINDVLASVTVIDRADIEASYVRDLPSLLATQAGFQINANGGFGQSSGVSLRGASSRHTLILIDGVRTGSATLGYKSISNIPLNSIERVEVIKGSRAAVYGSDALAGVINIITRKAQNTTLDVTFGSNSYQEYQVATGGQFAGVDVAVNAGYEKTDGFDVLQGLAPDEDGYENKNLGFNLGYQNEQLGEFLAQAQYSEGEAKYDSAYSPADSTVEKGEFENYQASLGWKKAFEKHSHAIDIAISSDSSDDSRIDYTGATVVDKFETEREQIDYNGQYFLNQALTLSGGLNWYKDEVNTNSGTYLKDSREVFAAFVGAYYDDEQVLANLTVRQDDDQQFGDETTYTAAVGYHLNDIATFRVSQSTGFKSPTFNDLYYPGSGNPELNPETSDNQELGLSLNVNDISLDIAIFRSEIDNKIAWAPNASGQWQPTNINEARHEGVEFSFKNQVFGFDHSFNFTYLSAEDTETGQSLTYVSNHSVNWSLNKAWGDFDAGIDMQYRGDRDGKLTHLPSYTLWNLVGHYQATDNLTVSLRVENLFDKEYNAVDAYGTDLDGDYINDEFYYYNTAERRLFVGARYQF from the coding sequence ATGCTAAATAAATCTGCGTTAGGCGTAGCGGTTGCTGCTGCGTTGTCTTTTTCTGTATCTGCTGACGAGCAATCAATCGAGCACATCACAGTTACTGCCAATAAATTCGAACAATCAATTAATGATGTATTAGCCAGCGTTACTGTTATAGACCGTGCTGATATTGAAGCAAGCTATGTTCGTGACTTACCAAGCTTACTTGCCACTCAGGCAGGTTTTCAAATTAATGCCAATGGTGGTTTTGGGCAAAGCTCTGGTGTTTCATTACGTGGTGCAAGTTCTCGTCATACGCTTATTTTAATTGATGGCGTACGCACAGGCTCTGCAACACTTGGCTATAAAAGTATTAGCAATATTCCTTTAAACAGTATTGAGCGTGTTGAAGTAATTAAAGGTTCACGGGCTGCTGTATATGGTTCTGATGCGCTAGCTGGTGTAATTAATATCATTACGCGTAAAGCACAAAATACGACCCTAGATGTTACTTTTGGTTCAAACTCTTACCAAGAGTATCAAGTAGCGACCGGTGGTCAGTTTGCGGGGGTTGATGTTGCCGTTAATGCTGGTTATGAAAAAACAGATGGATTTGATGTTCTGCAAGGCTTAGCGCCAGATGAAGACGGCTACGAGAACAAAAACCTTGGCTTTAATCTAGGTTATCAAAATGAGCAGTTAGGTGAGTTTTTAGCGCAAGCACAGTACTCAGAAGGCGAAGCAAAATATGATAGCGCTTATAGCCCTGCAGACAGCACCGTAGAAAAAGGCGAGTTCGAAAATTACCAAGCTTCATTAGGTTGGAAAAAAGCTTTCGAAAAACACAGCCATGCCATTGATATTGCCATATCAAGTGATAGCTCAGATGACTCACGCATTGATTACACAGGTGCAACGGTGGTTGATAAGTTTGAAACTGAGCGTGAGCAAATCGATTACAATGGCCAATACTTTTTAAATCAAGCATTGACACTAAGCGGCGGTTTGAATTGGTATAAAGATGAAGTGAACACTAACTCAGGTACTTACTTAAAAGACAGCCGTGAGGTATTCGCTGCGTTTGTTGGTGCTTATTATGACGACGAACAAGTGCTGGCAAACCTAACCGTGCGCCAAGATGATGATCAGCAGTTTGGTGATGAAACAACTTACACTGCAGCTGTTGGCTATCACTTAAATGACATCGCTACATTCCGCGTAAGTCAAAGTACTGGTTTTAAATCTCCAACATTTAATGACTTATATTACCCAGGCTCAGGTAACCCAGAGTTAAATCCTGAAACATCAGATAACCAAGAGCTTGGTTTATCACTCAATGTGAATGATATCAGCCTTGATATTGCGATTTTCCGCAGCGAAATCGATAACAAAATCGCTTGGGCACCAAATGCATCAGGGCAGTGGCAGCCAACTAATATAAACGAAGCTCGCCACGAAGGTGTTGAGTTTAGCTTTAAAAACCAAGTGTTTGGCTTTGATCACAGCTTTAACTTTACCTATCTTTCAGCGGAAGATACTGAGACAGGTCAGTCACTAACCTATGTGTCAAATCACAGTGTGAATTGGTCATTAAACAAAGCATGGGGAGATTTTGATGCTGGTATCGATATGCAATACCGTGGTGACCGTGATGGCAAGTTAACGCACTTACCTTCGTATACGTTATGGAATTTAGTTGGTCACTACCAAGCGACTGACAACTTAACTGTGTCACTACGCGTAGAAAACCTATTCGATAAAGAGTACAACGCCGTTGATGCCTATGGTACAGACCTAGATGGTGATTACATCAACGACGAATTTTATTACTACAACACGGCAGAGCGTCGCCTGTTTGTAGGTGCCCGTTATCAGTTCTAA
- a CDS encoding efflux RND transporter permease subunit yields the protein MKITDTSVKRPVFAIVINLLLLTFGLVAFSMLPLREYPDIETPIVSVSTDYTGASAEIIETKITQVLENRISGIEGIKSINSSSRNGRSNITIEFNISRDIDAASNDVRERVARALDSLPEQVRPPEVSKSNSDESPIAWFVLNSTTMDSLQLSDYAQRFIVDRLAVVDGVSNVRVGGERKYAMKIWLNRKAMAARGITSSDIENTLRTENVELPAGEIESIDRDFTVRTARSYKDQRDFRNLVIKRGDDGYLVRLGEVADVHLEAADDESLFRGNGRNMIGLGIVKQAKANTLTVVDNARAELEKIKRNLPEGTTIQDSYDSSIFIKESIDEVYRTLGISMALVVLVIYLFLGNIRATLVPAVTVPVALVGSFMFLLAMGYSINLLTLLALVLAIGLVVDDAIVMLENIHRRIELGEPPLLAAFRGAREVGFAIIATTLVLIAVFVPLVFMDGRIGALFTEFAMAVSAAVFFSSITALTLSPALCSKVLKASEKESKFSQWMDRTFNKIENAYRNSLTSNMSRKWSLLLTMILAGVASFMLFQKVPSELTPKEDRGTFFIMMSGPEGASYENNAANMAKIEERLMPYSESGELSRVLVRVPGWGGQGGVAIIGMADWDKRKRSTWEVMDEISGKMTEVTDVRAFAIMRRGIGGGGSSRPIEFVLQGNDYDQLADWRDRIIERAEKNPGLVRIDHDYKETFPQFLINIDKNKAADLGVSVSDVGRTLETMLGQRRVTTFIDRGEEYDVILKGTKEDFANPTDISNIYLKSRSGELVPLDSLISLKEEATASRLNRYNRMRAITLSANLADGYTLEEALNFLNQVAAEENDIDGAIDYKGESQLFYEGASAMTYVFILALTVTFLVLAAQFESFIHPFVIMLTVPLGLVGALFGLWYTGLTLNIYSQIGIVMLIGLSAKNGILIVEFANQLRDKGVEFNEAITQAATQRLRPIIMTSLTTVMSSVPLVLASGPGAESRMVIGVVVFTGVIVATLLTLFVVPAAYSALARNTQSPEYLQSKLEQQAKDKPLEEI from the coding sequence ATGAAAATTACTGATACTAGCGTTAAACGCCCGGTCTTTGCGATCGTAATAAACCTGTTGTTACTTACCTTTGGTTTGGTAGCTTTTTCTATGCTACCACTGCGCGAATACCCAGATATTGAAACACCGATTGTCAGCGTTAGCACTGATTACACTGGTGCCAGCGCAGAGATCATTGAAACGAAAATCACCCAAGTACTCGAAAACCGCATTTCGGGTATCGAAGGCATCAAAAGTATTAACTCATCAAGCCGAAATGGCCGATCAAATATCACTATTGAGTTTAATATCAGCCGCGATATCGATGCCGCATCAAACGATGTACGCGAGCGTGTCGCCCGTGCCCTTGATAGCTTACCTGAGCAAGTTCGCCCGCCAGAGGTCTCTAAGTCAAACAGTGATGAAAGCCCTATTGCATGGTTCGTACTAAACAGTACCACTATGGATTCATTGCAGTTATCTGATTACGCACAGCGCTTTATTGTTGACAGATTAGCGGTTGTTGATGGTGTCTCTAACGTACGCGTTGGTGGCGAGCGTAAATACGCAATGAAAATCTGGTTAAACCGTAAAGCGATGGCAGCACGCGGTATTACCAGTAGCGATATTGAAAACACCTTACGCACTGAAAACGTTGAATTACCTGCCGGTGAAATCGAATCTATCGACCGTGATTTTACAGTACGTACCGCGCGTAGTTATAAAGATCAGCGAGACTTTAGAAACTTAGTAATCAAACGTGGCGATGATGGCTATTTAGTACGTTTAGGTGAAGTGGCTGATGTTCACTTAGAAGCCGCTGACGACGAAAGCTTATTCCGTGGTAATGGCCGTAATATGATTGGTTTGGGTATCGTCAAGCAAGCCAAAGCCAATACCCTAACCGTGGTTGATAATGCCCGCGCAGAGCTTGAAAAAATTAAGCGTAACCTGCCAGAAGGCACCACCATTCAAGACAGCTATGACTCATCAATTTTCATCAAAGAGTCTATTGATGAAGTATATAGAACCCTTGGGATTTCAATGGCGCTAGTTGTATTGGTTATTTACCTATTTTTAGGCAATATCCGCGCAACGCTAGTGCCTGCTGTAACCGTACCAGTGGCGTTAGTGGGCAGCTTCATGTTCTTGCTGGCTATGGGTTACTCTATCAACTTGTTAACTCTTCTGGCGCTCGTGCTTGCTATCGGTTTAGTGGTAGATGATGCGATTGTAATGCTTGAGAATATTCACCGCCGCATAGAGCTGGGTGAACCTCCACTGCTTGCTGCGTTTCGTGGAGCCCGTGAAGTTGGCTTTGCGATTATAGCAACAACCCTCGTATTGATTGCGGTATTCGTACCGCTAGTGTTTATGGATGGCCGTATTGGAGCCCTATTCACAGAATTTGCGATGGCAGTAAGCGCCGCGGTGTTCTTCTCGAGTATTACCGCATTAACCCTATCTCCGGCGCTTTGCTCAAAAGTGTTAAAAGCATCAGAAAAAGAAAGCAAGTTTAGCCAGTGGATGGATAGAACATTTAACAAAATCGAAAACGCCTATCGTAACTCGCTGACTTCAAATATGAGTCGTAAGTGGAGCTTACTACTGACTATGATTTTGGCCGGTGTTGCAAGCTTTATGCTGTTTCAAAAAGTACCATCAGAGCTTACTCCAAAAGAAGACCGCGGTACTTTCTTTATCATGATGAGTGGCCCAGAAGGCGCAAGTTATGAAAATAACGCTGCAAACATGGCAAAAATTGAAGAACGTTTAATGCCTTACTCTGAGTCTGGCGAATTGAGCCGAGTGCTTGTTCGTGTACCTGGCTGGGGCGGCCAAGGTGGTGTTGCTATCATTGGTATGGCTGACTGGGATAAGCGTAAGCGCTCGACGTGGGAAGTAATGGACGAAATCAGCGGTAAAATGACTGAAGTGACCGATGTGCGTGCGTTTGCAATTATGCGCCGTGGTATTGGTGGCGGCGGTTCATCTCGTCCGATTGAATTTGTACTGCAAGGTAACGATTACGACCAACTAGCCGATTGGCGAGACCGTATTATTGAGCGTGCTGAGAAAAACCCAGGCTTGGTAAGAATTGACCACGATTACAAAGAAACATTCCCGCAGTTTTTAATCAACATTGATAAAAACAAAGCCGCTGATTTAGGGGTTTCTGTATCTGATGTAGGCCGCACGCTAGAAACCATGTTAGGGCAACGCCGCGTAACGACCTTTATCGACCGAGGTGAAGAATACGATGTGATTTTAAAAGGCACCAAAGAAGACTTTGCTAACCCAACTGATATCTCAAATATCTATTTAAAATCACGCAGTGGTGAATTAGTGCCGCTAGATAGCTTAATTAGCTTAAAAGAAGAAGCCACCGCATCGCGTTTAAACCGTTATAACCGTATGCGCGCAATTACTTTAAGTGCGAACTTAGCAGATGGTTATACCCTAGAAGAAGCGCTTAACTTCTTAAATCAAGTGGCAGCAGAAGAAAACGACATCGACGGCGCAATTGACTACAAGGGTGAATCGCAACTGTTCTATGAAGGCGCATCGGCAATGACCTATGTATTCATTCTGGCACTGACTGTTACCTTCTTAGTACTTGCAGCACAGTTTGAAAGCTTTATTCACCCATTTGTGATCATGCTCACTGTGCCACTTGGTTTAGTGGGTGCATTATTTGGCTTGTGGTACACCGGACTTACTCTAAATATTTACAGCCAAATTGGTATCGTAATGCTGATAGGTTTAAGTGCGAAAAACGGTATCTTGATTGTTGAGTTCGCTAACCAACTGCGCGATAAAGGCGTAGAGTTTAACGAAGCGATTACCCAAGCTGCGACACAACGTTTACGCCCAATTATTATGACCTCATTGACCACCGTGATGAGCTCGGTCCCGCTAGTACTTGCAAGTGGCCCTGGTGCAGAAAGCCGCATGGTAATTGGTGTGGTGGTATTTACTGGTGTTATTGTTGCAACCTTACTTACCTTATTCGTAGTACCTGCAGCATACAGCGCACTTGCTCGAAATACCCAATCGCCTGAGTACTTACAAAGCAAGTTAGAACAACAAGCAAAAGACAAGCCGTTAGAAGAAATTTAA
- the thiI gene encoding tRNA uracil 4-sulfurtransferase ThiI: MLKFIVKLHPEIAIKSKSVRKRFTKLLENNIKIVLRRVDEKVQVRNNWDNISVVSLLESEQVRLDIIDGLKRIPGIVQFIEVTETDFDSIDDIYQKALELIGHTIAGKTFCVRCKRSGKHDFTSSDVERYVGGGLNQHVEGARVKLSHPEVTVRLEVRDDKAYIVTQTHFGMAGFPLPTQEDVLSLMSGGFDSGVASYQMIRKGARTHFLFFNLGGAAHEIGVKQASYYIWKQFSSTHKVKFVTVDFEPVVAEILENVENSQMGVVLKRMMMRAGSQVAEKLGVQALVTGESIGQVSSQTLANLSVIDRVTETLIIRPLIQHDKQDIINIARQIGTAEMAESMPEYCGVISKKPTVKAKIKTILAEEAKFDFDVLNTVVENARVMDIRDIDTEAKEEVKEAESVSDLPKGAVVVDIRSPEEEDANPLELEGIEVVHLPFFRLATKFGDLPKDKEYYLYCAKGVMSQLQALILHEEGFSNVKVYRP, from the coding sequence ATGCTTAAATTTATCGTCAAATTACACCCTGAAATCGCGATCAAGAGTAAATCTGTTCGTAAGCGTTTTACCAAGTTATTAGAAAATAACATTAAGATCGTTTTGCGTCGTGTTGACGAAAAAGTTCAGGTAAGAAACAACTGGGACAATATCTCTGTTGTTAGCTTGCTAGAATCTGAGCAAGTTCGCTTAGATATTATCGATGGCTTAAAACGCATTCCAGGTATCGTACAGTTTATTGAAGTAACAGAAACAGACTTCGACTCAATCGACGATATTTACCAAAAAGCACTTGAACTAATCGGCCATACGATTGCGGGCAAAACCTTCTGTGTACGTTGTAAACGTTCTGGTAAGCATGATTTTACGTCGAGCGACGTAGAGCGCTACGTAGGTGGTGGTTTAAACCAACATGTTGAAGGTGCGCGCGTTAAATTATCTCACCCTGAAGTGACTGTTCGCTTAGAAGTACGAGATGATAAAGCATACATTGTTACTCAAACTCACTTTGGTATGGCGGGCTTCCCGCTGCCTACACAAGAAGATGTACTGTCACTTATGTCGGGTGGCTTCGACTCTGGTGTTGCCAGCTATCAAATGATCCGTAAAGGTGCGCGTACTCACTTCTTGTTCTTTAACTTAGGTGGTGCGGCTCACGAAATCGGTGTTAAGCAGGCGAGTTATTATATCTGGAAGCAGTTCAGTTCTACTCACAAAGTAAAGTTTGTTACTGTTGATTTTGAACCTGTTGTTGCTGAGATTTTAGAGAACGTTGAAAACAGCCAAATGGGTGTTGTGCTTAAGCGTATGATGATGCGTGCCGGTAGCCAAGTTGCAGAAAAACTCGGTGTACAAGCACTGGTAACTGGCGAAAGTATTGGTCAGGTATCAAGCCAAACACTGGCTAATCTGAGTGTGATTGACCGTGTGACGGAAACTTTAATCATTCGCCCGTTAATCCAACACGACAAACAAGATATAATTAATATAGCGCGTCAAATCGGCACGGCTGAAATGGCAGAAAGCATGCCAGAATACTGTGGCGTAATTTCTAAAAAGCCAACGGTTAAAGCTAAAATCAAAACCATTCTTGCTGAAGAAGCTAAGTTTGACTTCGACGTGCTAAATACGGTTGTTGAAAATGCCCGTGTAATGGATATTCGCGATATCGACACCGAAGCGAAAGAAGAAGTGAAAGAAGCAGAGTCTGTATCTGATTTACCTAAAGGGGCGGTTGTTGTTGATATTCGCTCACCTGAAGAAGAAGATGCAAACCCATTAGAGCTTGAAGGTATTGAAGTTGTACATTTACCTTTCTTCCGCTTAGCGACTAAATTTGGTGACTTACCAAAAGACAAAGAATATTACTTATATTGTGCTAAAGGTGTGATGAGCCAGCTACAAGCGCTGATCTTGCACGAAGAAGGCTTTAGCAACGTAAAAGTGTATCGCCCGTAA
- a CDS encoding VanZ family protein gives MTRRVYQVIFLASIIGFTFLFAKEIKGVSNLFPHVDKVAHFGIFFVLALVMDKAFKLPLMVQILLLAGYGAAIEFMQDMLPYRQASVGDFVADFIGAVSYFIIKLGFHLGSKQRNG, from the coding sequence GTGACAAGGCGCGTTTACCAAGTTATCTTTTTAGCCAGCATTATTGGCTTTACATTTTTATTTGCCAAAGAAATTAAAGGGGTGAGCAACCTCTTTCCACACGTAGATAAAGTGGCGCATTTTGGTATTTTCTTTGTACTGGCCTTGGTGATGGACAAAGCCTTTAAATTGCCACTTATGGTGCAAATTTTACTGTTAGCCGGATATGGTGCAGCCATAGAGTTTATGCAAGATATGCTGCCTTACCGTCAGGCTTCGGTTGGGGATTTTGTCGCTGATTTTATCGGTGCAGTTAGCTACTTTATCATTAAACTTGGTTTTCATTTAGGTAGTAAGCAACGTAATGGCTAA
- a CDS encoding YajQ family cyclic di-GMP-binding protein, protein MPSFDIVSEVEMNEAQNAVDNAKRELETRFDFRGVDASIELSDKVIKLKAEAPQQVMQLFDILAAKISKRGLDVSSLELRDESRSGKYVMRDVALKQGIEKDVAKKIVKLIKDSKIKVQAAIQGEELRVTGKKRDDLQEAMQVVRTADLGQPFQFKNFRD, encoded by the coding sequence ATGCCTTCATTTGATATTGTTTCTGAAGTAGAAATGAACGAAGCGCAGAATGCAGTAGATAATGCAAAGCGTGAACTAGAGACGCGTTTTGATTTTCGTGGTGTTGATGCATCAATCGAACTAAGTGATAAAGTAATCAAGTTAAAAGCAGAAGCACCACAACAAGTTATGCAACTTTTTGACATTCTTGCTGCGAAAATTTCAAAACGTGGCTTAGATGTATCTAGCCTAGAATTAAGAGATGAGTCGCGTAGCGGTAAATACGTAATGCGTGATGTTGCTCTTAAGCAAGGTATTGAAAAAGACGTAGCAAAGAAAATCGTTAAGTTAATCAAAGATTCAAAGATCAAAGTACAAGCCGCTATCCAAGGTGAAGAATTACGTGTAACTGGTAAAAAACGTGATGATTTACAAGAAGCAATGCAAGTTGTTCGTACTGCTGATTTAGGTCAACCATTCCAGTTCAAAAACTTCCGCGATTAA